A window of Sander vitreus isolate 19-12246 chromosome 18, sanVit1, whole genome shotgun sequence contains these coding sequences:
- the lnc.lemp gene encoding mitoregulin — MAEVSERTLQIAVVVTFAAGFVAGWQANRMRRRFLDWRKKRLQDKLSETQKKLDVA; from the coding sequence ATGGCTGAAGTCTCGGAGAGGACGCTACAAATCGCCGTCGTGGTTACTTTTGCTGCCGGCTTTGTAGCGGGGTGGCAGGCTAACAGAATGAGGAGAAGGTTTCTGGACTGGAGGAAGAAACGGCTGCAAGATAAACTGTCAGAAACTCAGAAGAAGCTGGATGTGGCTTGA